From the Mangifera indica cultivar Alphonso chromosome 10, CATAS_Mindica_2.1, whole genome shotgun sequence genome, one window contains:
- the LOC123226840 gene encoding autophagy-related protein 18c-like — protein MSSTISSSRGILQHTMLGPFESPNSGPSASFHPPHPDFNDVNEVELLSASWNQDYGCFAAGTSSGFRIFNCEPFKETLRRDLKSGGFKIVEMLFRSNILALVGSGGNSLYPPSKVILWDDHQSRCIGEFAFRSDVRAVKLRRDRFVVIVEHKIYVYSFIDLKLLHQIETLANPRGLCSLSHHSSTSVLACPGLQRGQVRVEHFGLNMVKLINAHESNIACITLTVDGLLLATASIKGTLIRIFNTVDGTRLQEVRRGVDRAEIYNITLSPNVQWLAVSSDKGTVHIFSLRVRVVGEDSSSHRTPAQSPTLLNQTSSTSIDALISPSSGANHSSSLSFMRGVLPKYFSSERSFAQFHLPEDTKFIAAFGSQNTVIIVGMDGSFYRCSFDPVNGGQMLQQEYVLFLKTDSRPR, from the exons ATGAGTTCGACCATTTCGTCATCCCGAGGAATCCTTCAACATACAATGCTTGGACCGTTTGAATCCCCCAATTCTGGCCCTTCTGCTTCTTTTCACCCGCCCCACCCTGACTTTAATGATGTTAATGAAGTAGAGTTGCTATCTGCCTCCTGGAATCAGGACTACGGTTGCTTTGCTGCTGGAACAAGTTCTGGCTTTCGTATTTTTAACTGTGAGCCTTTTAAGGAAACACTCAGACGCGATTTGAAAAGTGGGGGATTTAAAATTGTTGAGATGCTGTTTCGCTCCAATATTCTTGCACTTGTTGGTTCTGGGGGTAATTCCCTGTATCCGCCCAGTAAAGTTATCCTTTGGGATGATCATCAGAGCAGGTGCATTGGTGAATTTGCATTTAGATCTGATGTGCGTGCAGTGAAATTGAGACGGGATCGCTTCGTTGTTATTGTTGAGCATAAGATATATGTTTACAGTTTTATAGATCTGAAGCTTCTGCATCAGATTGAGACTCTAGCAAATCCAAGGGGCCTTTGTTCTCTTTCTCACCATTCAAGTACATCAGTGTTGGCTTGCCCGGGGCTCCAACGAGGGCAGGTTCGAGTTGAGCACTTTGGGCTCAATatggtaaaattaattaatgctCATGAATCAAATATTGCGTGCATCACCTTGACAGTAGATGGTCTGCTTCTTGCTACTGCTAGTATAAAAGGTACTTTGATAAGGATATTCAACACAGTGGATGGTACTCGCTTGCAAGAG GTTCGAAGAGGTGTGGACAGAGCAGAGATTTACAATATTACTCTTTCTCCTAATGTCCAATGGCTAGCTGTGTCAAGTGACAAAGGTACTGTTCATATATTCAGTCTCAGAGTTCGAGTGGTTGGGGAGGACTCTTCCTCTCATCGTACTCCTGCTCAAAGTCCAACACTTTTAAACCAAACTTCTTCAACATCAATTGATGCTCTTATTTCTCCAAGCTCTGGTGCCAACCATAGTTCATCATTGTCATTTATGAGGg GAGTCTTACCAAAATATTTTAGCTCAGAGCGGTCATTTGCTCAATTCCACTTACCAGAAGACACCAAATTCATTGCAGCATTTGGATCTCAAAATACTGTGATTATTGTTGGCATGGATGGAAG TTTCTATAGGTGCAGTTTTGATCCAGTGAACGGTGGTCAGATGCTGCAACAGGAATATGTGCTCTTTCTGAAAACAGACAGTAGGCCTAGATAG
- the LOC123228018 gene encoding quinone oxidoreductase-like protein 2 homolog — MEALLCRKLGDPTLDNSSIEVSKSVPIPELKSPTDVRIKVKACSLNYANYLQILGKYQEKYPLPFIPGSDYSGIVEAVGSNVSNFKVGDPVCSVANVGSFAQYIVADQSELFLVPKDCDLLAAGALPVAFGTSHVALVHRAQLTSKQVLLVLGAAGGVGFSAVQIGKVLGATVIAVARGAEKNKFLKSLGADYVVDLIYENVIESVKKFLKSRNLKGVDVLYDPVGGKLTKDCMKLLNWGAQILIIGFASGDIPVIPANIALVKNWTIHGLYWGSYRIHQPGVLEDSLKELLSWMSRDLITVHISRAYSLSEARLAFSAIKDRKAVGKVMFTLDDLNGVRSKL, encoded by the exons ATGGAGGCTCTATTGTGTAGGAAATTGGGTGATCCAACATTGGATAATTCATCGATCGAGGTGAGTAAAAGTGTGCCAATTCCAGAATTGAAGTCTCCAACAGATGTTAGAATCAAAGTGAAAGCCTGCAGCTTGAATTACGCAAATTACCTCCAAATTTTGGGTAAATATCAGGAGAAATATCCCTTGCCTTTCATCCCTGGATCTGATTATTCTGGGATTGTGGAAGCAGTGGGTTCCAATGTTTCCAATTTCAAAGTGGGAGATCCTGTTTGTTCCGTTGCAAATGTTGGTTCTTTTGCCCAGTACATCGTTGCTGATCAGTCTGAATT GTTTCTAGTGCCCAAGGACTGTGACTTGCTGGCTGCTGGAGCTCTACCTGTTGCTTTTGGAACTTCACATGTAGCCCTCGTTCATAGGGCTCAGCTGACCTCTAAACAG GTCTTGCTAGTTCTTGGTGCCGCTGGAGGTGTTGGCTTTTCTGCTGTACAAATTGGCAAGGTTCTTGGGGCCACTGTTATTGCCGTTGCTAG GGGAGCTGAAAAGAACAAATTTTTGAAGTCACTGGGCGCTGATTATGTTGTAGACTTGATCTATGAGAATGTCATTGAAAGTGTCAAAAAGTTCCTCAAGTCAAGGAATCTGAAAGGGGTTGATGTTCTTTATGATCCTGTTGGAGGGAAGCTTACTAAAGATTGCATGAAGCTTTTGAATTGGGGCGCTCAAATCTTGATAATTGGCTTTGCAAGTGGGGACATCCCTGTCATCCCTGCTAATATTGCTCTTGTGAAG AACTGGACAATACATGGTCTTTACTGGGGTAGCTACAGAATACATCAACCTGGTGTTCTTGAAGACAGTCTTAAGGAGTTACTGTCATGGATGTCTAGGGACTTGATAACTGTCCACATTTCTCGTGCTTACAGCCTTTCAGAG GCCAGGCTTGCGTTTTCTGCCATTAAAGATAGGAAAGCAGTCGGGAAAGTGATGTTTACATTGGATGACTTGAATGGTGTAAGGTCTAAGCTTTAA
- the LOC123228211 gene encoding uncharacterized protein Mb2734 isoform X2, with protein MSGCGLVHTVSLRFRNHHPYHYFNGESKRYGGLDFSHKHFLISNANTKTMLLAAAASSSAAGGATYPEQLLDAKEKQKRKRIAGVDQDELLDPTLLADPDSCFCEFKGVHIHHKVYDAESQTDGSQILSQLPQQTKKIDFPMILLHGFGASVFSWRRVMKPLAHVTGSKVLAFDRPAFGLTSRVFSFQHSTPDTEDKKPLNPFSMAFSVLATLYFIDFLAAEKAIIVGHSAGSLVALNSYFEAPERVAALILVAPALLAPRILQKFVEGNPLERNDQIKKDGSDSFNLVKPFVKLYGILSMFTNYIIRAVLRVAKGMVDMASFLYKKLLSTVLRSAFAVMLVRMIIDKFGTAAVRTAWYDSKKVTEHTLEGYTKPLRAKDWDRALVEFTAEMLTNSESEPKQPLAKRLNEISCPVLIVTGDTDRIVPAWNAERLSQAIPGSSLEVIKNCGHLPHEEKVEEFVSVVERFLQRAFSSSEVSKQVVT; from the exons ATGAGTGGGTGTGGGCTTGTTCATACGGTTAGTTTAAGGTTTAGGAATCATCACCCGTATCACTATTTTAACGGGGAATCTAAGAGATATGGTGGTTTAGATTTCAGTCACAAACACTTTTTGATATCAAATGCCAACACCAAGACCATGCTTCTTGCTGCTGCAGCTTCTTCTTCAGCGGCCGGTGGTGCCACTTATCCTG AGCAATTGTTGGATGCGAAAGAGAAGCagaaaaggaagagaatagCTGGCGTTGATCAGGATGAATTGCTGGATCCGACGCTTTTAGCTGACCCAGATAGTTGTTTTTGTGAGTTCAAAGGAGTCCATATACACCACAAGGTATATGATGCAGAATCACAAACGGATGGGAGCCAGATTCTTTCACAACTCCCtcaacaaacaaagaaaattgattTCCCAATGATTTTGTTGCATGGATTTGGAGCCTCAGTTTTCTCGTGGAGACGAGTTATGAAGCCTTTGGCTCATGTGACTGGCTCTAAAGTGCTTGCCTTTGATAGACCAGCCTTTGGGTTGACTTCAAGGGTATTTTCTTTTCAGCATTCAACTCCTGATACTGAGGATAAAAAGCCTTTAAATCCCTTCTCCATGGCATTTTCTGTGCTTGCTACTTTGTATTTCATTGATTTCTTGGCGGCTGAGAAGGCAATTATAGTAGG GCATTCAGCTGGTTCCCTTGTGGCActtaattcttattttgaagCTCCTGAACGAGTTGCTGCTCTCATCCTTGTTGCCCCTGCTTTATTGGCCCCACGCATATTACAGAAGTTTGTTGAAGGAAATCCCCTGGAAAGAAATGACCAGATTAAGAAAGATGGATCAGATTCTTTTAATCTAGTAAAGCCGTTTGTCAAGCTTTATGGGATTTTGTCAATGTTTACCAATTACATTATACGAGCTGTATTGCGAGTGGCAAAGGGAATGGTTGATATGGCCAGTTTtctgtataaaaaattattgtcgaCTGTTCTGCGTTCTGCTTTTGCTGTTATGCTG GTAAGaatgataattgataaatttggtACAGCTGCTGTAAGGACTGCATGGTATGATTCCAAAAAAGTTACAGAGCACACCCTTGAGGGTTATACAAAG CCATTAAGGGCTAAAGATTGGGATAGGGCTCTCGTGGAATTCACAGCGGAAATGCTAACAAATAGTGAATCAGAACCAAAGCAGCCACTGGCAAAAAGACTTAATGAAATCTCATGTCCTG TTCTCATTGTCACCGGTGATACTGACCGAATTGTACCTGCCTGGAATGCTGAGAGACTTTCACAAGCCATACCAGGATCTAGCCTTGAAGTGATTAAGAATTGTGGCCACTTGCCTCATGAAGAAAAAGTAGAGGAGTTTGTTTCAGTTGTTGAGAGGTTTCTGCAAAGAGCTTTTAGCAGTTCAGAGGTGAGCAAGCAAGTAGTAACCTAA
- the LOC123228211 gene encoding uncharacterized protein LOC123228211 isoform X1 — protein sequence MSGCGLVHTVSLRFRNHHPYHYFNGESKRYGGLDFSHKHFLISNANTKTMLLAAAASSSAAGGATYPEQLLDAKEKQKRKRIAGVDQDELLDPTLLADPDSCFCEFKGVHIHHKVYDAESQTDGSQILSQLPQQTKKIDFPMILLHGFGASVFSWRRVMKPLAHVTGSKVLAFDRPAFGLTSRVFSFQHSTPDTEDKKPLNPFSMAFSVLATLYFIDFLAAEKAIIVGHSAGSLVALNSYFEAPERVAALILVAPALLAPRILQKFVEGNPLERNDQIKKDGSDSFNLVKPFVKLYGILSMFTNYIIRAVLRVAKGMVDMASFLYKKLLSTVLRSAFAVMLVRMIIDKFGTAAVRTAWYDSKKVTEHTLEGYTKPLRAKDWDRALVEFTAEMLTNSESEPKQPLAKRLNEISCPVLIVTGDTDRIVPAWNAERLSQAIPGSSLEVIKNCGHLPHEEKIILNRSLVSIYQKDFAFGGGKERNSLCGNLKR from the exons ATGAGTGGGTGTGGGCTTGTTCATACGGTTAGTTTAAGGTTTAGGAATCATCACCCGTATCACTATTTTAACGGGGAATCTAAGAGATATGGTGGTTTAGATTTCAGTCACAAACACTTTTTGATATCAAATGCCAACACCAAGACCATGCTTCTTGCTGCTGCAGCTTCTTCTTCAGCGGCCGGTGGTGCCACTTATCCTG AGCAATTGTTGGATGCGAAAGAGAAGCagaaaaggaagagaatagCTGGCGTTGATCAGGATGAATTGCTGGATCCGACGCTTTTAGCTGACCCAGATAGTTGTTTTTGTGAGTTCAAAGGAGTCCATATACACCACAAGGTATATGATGCAGAATCACAAACGGATGGGAGCCAGATTCTTTCACAACTCCCtcaacaaacaaagaaaattgattTCCCAATGATTTTGTTGCATGGATTTGGAGCCTCAGTTTTCTCGTGGAGACGAGTTATGAAGCCTTTGGCTCATGTGACTGGCTCTAAAGTGCTTGCCTTTGATAGACCAGCCTTTGGGTTGACTTCAAGGGTATTTTCTTTTCAGCATTCAACTCCTGATACTGAGGATAAAAAGCCTTTAAATCCCTTCTCCATGGCATTTTCTGTGCTTGCTACTTTGTATTTCATTGATTTCTTGGCGGCTGAGAAGGCAATTATAGTAGG GCATTCAGCTGGTTCCCTTGTGGCActtaattcttattttgaagCTCCTGAACGAGTTGCTGCTCTCATCCTTGTTGCCCCTGCTTTATTGGCCCCACGCATATTACAGAAGTTTGTTGAAGGAAATCCCCTGGAAAGAAATGACCAGATTAAGAAAGATGGATCAGATTCTTTTAATCTAGTAAAGCCGTTTGTCAAGCTTTATGGGATTTTGTCAATGTTTACCAATTACATTATACGAGCTGTATTGCGAGTGGCAAAGGGAATGGTTGATATGGCCAGTTTtctgtataaaaaattattgtcgaCTGTTCTGCGTTCTGCTTTTGCTGTTATGCTG GTAAGaatgataattgataaatttggtACAGCTGCTGTAAGGACTGCATGGTATGATTCCAAAAAAGTTACAGAGCACACCCTTGAGGGTTATACAAAG CCATTAAGGGCTAAAGATTGGGATAGGGCTCTCGTGGAATTCACAGCGGAAATGCTAACAAATAGTGAATCAGAACCAAAGCAGCCACTGGCAAAAAGACTTAATGAAATCTCATGTCCTG TTCTCATTGTCACCGGTGATACTGACCGAATTGTACCTGCCTGGAATGCTGAGAGACTTTCACAAGCCATACCAGGATCTAGCCTTGAAGTGATTAAGAATTGTGGCCACTTGCCTCATGAAGAAAAA ATAATTCTTAATAGAAGTTTGGTAAGTATCTATCAGAAGGATTTTGCTTTCGGAGGAGGGAAGGAAAGAAACTCTCTTTGTGGAAATCTTAAGCGAtga
- the LOC123228212 gene encoding uncharacterized protein LOC123228212: protein MDIDGRIISFHSLLQFFFFKMVEMGLFGGGGGAQSQILVVRSGHPSKFMELRWVRRRERSGSNLNLKPSKSMVPIYISTNPSHINLQDLKQLYASCNHSCHRFPKLDAKDYKVEEAVDIDKLSVAVSHSSVLVSLFSKDLYLESSNQGLRNWMERMMPVTPSNGQLVGFGRAVSDAGLTASIHDVMVIPWLRGLGIGRMIVKRIIRVLTSRDIYDIAALCSPEERLFFEACGFGDDILGSTTMMYTKTVATQDGADHMVRRVGRKLLLVPPLKEPWPCLKPISSKS, encoded by the exons ATGGATATAGATGGGAGGATCATTTCATTTCACTCACTgctacagttttttttttttaaaatggtgGAGATGGGTTTATTTGGCGGCGGCGGTGGCGCACAATCACAAATTCTGGTTGTGCGAAGTGGTCATCCCTCAAAATTCATGGAATTAAGGTGGGTAAGAAGAAGGGAAAGAAGCGGAagcaatttgaatttaaaaccATCCAAATCAATGGTACCCATCTACATATCCACAAACCCATCACACATAAATCTTCAAGACCTGAAACAACTCTATGCAAGCTGCAACCATTCATGTCACAGATTTCCAAAGTTGGACGCAAAAGATTATAAAGTTGAAGAAGCAGTTGACATTGATAAGCTCAGCGTTGCTGTCTCTCACAGTTCCGTGCTTGTCTCCCTCTTTTCCAAAGATCTCTATCTTGAATCTTCCAACCAGGGATTGAGAAACTGGATGGAAAGAATGATGCCAGTCACTCCTTCCAATGGTCAGCTTGTGGGCTTTGGACGTGCCGTTTCCGATGCGGGATTGACTGCTTCTATACACGATGTCATG GTTATCCCTTGGTTGCGAGGATTGGGAATTGGCAGGATGATTGTTAAACGAATTATAAG AGTGCTCACAAGTAGAGACATTTATGACATAGCAGCCCTTTGCTCACCGGAGGAGAG GTTATTTTTTGAAGCATGTGGATTTGGTGATGACATTTTGGGCTCTACTACCATGATGTATACGAAGACTGTAGCAACTCAAGATGGAGCTGACCACATGGTTAGACGTGTAGGTAGAAAGCTATTGTTAGTTCCCCCATTGAAAGAGCCCTGGCCATGTTTGAAGCCAATCAGTTCCAAAAGTTGA
- the LOC123228209 gene encoding bromodomain-containing protein DDB_G0270170-like isoform X1, with protein sequence MTSGEYRRSARLSELDAQKAKQAKSQNGANGTSQLEMVQDSGPKRDSCQKFRRKRKTRPVQDLVDTSVNCQVLKAGTSNDEDHHKNTADMSSRIATPERKNLELLLSKLKRRDIYRIFAEPVDPIEVEDYYDVIKEPMDFSTITEKLNGGSYGTVQEFEHDISLVYNNAMQFNDSDTIYYKQARAIKELANKLFRALKADPQNFETECSMINVRPSRRIKAISGSLDSNSGNNTNGRKYERGSHNLELQPRWTYSSHTSSLNGNEPVVTQVYNSTKNLEPVKEKRIGYSESLLRFVKNLGPTAQMVAKRMLGRGMAESSNYHLQVSNNQNSAVVSAGMELSSGLLQRFSGKKEDIQNGILNRRKVLSVDKIDIYDVLRGGIAQTSSTMKTLGEIHKTRGQASNNQFTAAEFARKGITVAPSLKVDGNSTGCINHSGKQLDIHSGTSLGNGFNEHVSVTGDVEVDLPAEQETNSSPNKFNFVKLMLGAINYSPEQTTEVVSSGSEMQELLPTSYSCLSSSLLWPLQSVPGGLTRSQDIDFMHGVDLHNLDGVQQNQAMEGQEGTCFGGNIEQGIQVLNWLKSKVDNGSSSTQAIGSIQGLDSHYLGVCQAQATADEAGLSHGGNVLHGGEVSNWFKLPGSRVDELGPSHGNTVNGGEVSNWFKLTGSGVDELGPSHGNTVNGGKVSNWFKLTGLGVDELGPSHGNTVNGGQLPNWFKLTGSGVDELGPSHGNTVNGGQVPNWFKPTELGPEPIPDDWLQKQCGSLAEVELFCQAESSQQQGADMTPYDGKPMKTSNMCDIGKCGTPGAEQFTVGGPGAITHS encoded by the exons ATGACAAGTGGAGAATATAGAAGGAGTGCGCGCTTATCTGAACTAGATGCACAGAAGGCTAAGCAAGCAAAGAGCCAAAATGGGGCTAATGGGACCAGCCAGTTGGAAATGGTACAAGATTCAGGTCCCAAAAGAGATTCCTGCCAAAAGTTTCGTAGAAAGAGGAAGACCAGGCCTGTGCAAGATCTTGTAGATACTAGTGTCAACTGCCAAGTTCTGAAG GCTGGAACTTCAAATGATGAAGACCATCATAAAAACACTG CTGACATGTCATCTAGAATTGCCACTCCAGAAAGAAAAAATCTTGAGCTGTTACTCAGTAAACTGAAAAG GAGAGACATATATCGAATCTTTGCAGAGCCAGTTGACCCAATTGAA GTTGAAGACTATTATGATGTCATTAAAGAACCGATGGACTTTAGCACAATTACAGAAAAACTTAATGGAGGAAGCTATGGAACAGTTCAAGAGTTTGAG CATGACATATCTTTGGTGTACAACAATGCAATGCAGTTCAATGATTCTGATACCATTTATTACAAACAG gCTCGTGCTATAAAAGAACTAGCTAATAAACTCTTTCGTGCTTTGAAAGCTGATCCCCAGAACTTTGAAACTGAATGTTCCATGATAAATGTAAGACCTAGTAGGAGGATCAAGGCCATATCTGGATCTCTGGATTCTAACTCTGGCAACAATACAAATG GCCGTAAATATGAAAGAGGATCACATAATTTGGAACTACAACCACGTTGGACCTATAGTTCTCATACTTCTAGTCTGAATGGGAATGAGCCAGTAGTGACACAAGTTTATAACAGCACAAAAAACCTTGAGCCG GTTAAGGAGAAGAGAATTGGATACTCTGAGAGTTTACTACGGTTTGTAAAAAATTTGGGGCCAACAGCTCAAATGGTTGCCAAGAGAATGCTAGGCAGAGGCATGGCTGAAAGTTCAAACTATCATCTTCAAGTTTCCAATAATCAAAATTCTGCAGTGGTGTCTGCAGGTATGGAATTGTCCTCAGGCTTGCTCCAAAGGTTTTCAGGTAAAAAGGAAGACATTCAAAATGGAATTTTGAACAGAAGGAAGGTACTTTCTGTTGACAAGATTGACATATATGATGTCTTGAGAGGAGGAATCGCCCAGACTAGCAGTACCATGAAAACCCTTGGTGAGATCCATAAAACAAGGGGCCAAGcttcaaataatcaattcaCTGCTGCAGAATTTGCACGAAAGGGTATCACTGTTGCTCCATCATTAAAGGTTGACGGAAATTCTACTGGATGCATTAACCATTCTGGTAAACAATTAGATATTCATAGTGGCACTTCATTGGGTAATGGGTTTAATGAACATGTCTCAGTGACTGGAGATGTGGAGGTAGATCTTCCTGCAGAACAGGAGACAAACAGCAGcccaaacaaattcaatttcGTAAAGTTGATGCTAGGAGCTATCAATTATAGCCCTGAGCAAACAACTGAGGTGGTTTCTTCAGGGTCAGAAATGCAAGAGTTATTACCTACAAGTTACAGCTGTCTGTCATCTTCATTGCTGTGGCCTCTTCAGTCTGTGCCAGGAGGACTAACTAGGAGTCAAGACATTGACTTCATGCATGGGGTGGATTTACACAATCTTGATGGAGTACAACAAAATCAAGCAATGGAAGGTCAGGAAGGTACATGCTTTGGAGGAAATATAGAGCAGGGAATCCAAGTTTTGAATTGGTTGAAGTCAAAGGTGGACAATGGGTCAAGTAGTACTCAAGCCATAGGCTCCATACAGGGGTTGGATTCTCATTATCTTGGAGTGTGTCAAGCTCAAGCTACAGCTGATGAGGCAGGCCTAAGCCATGGAGGCAATGTACTTCACGGAGGTGAAGTTTCAAATTGGTTTAAGCTACCAGGTTCAAGAGTGGATGAGTTAGGACCAAGCCATGGCAATACTGTAAATGGAGGTGAAGTTTCAAATTGGTTTAAGCTGACAGGTTCAGGAGTGGATGAGTTAGGACCAAGCCATGGCAATACTGTAAATGGAGGTAAAGTTTCAAACTGGTTTAAGCTGACGGGTTTGGGAGTGGACGAGTTAGGACCAAGCCATGGCAATACTGTAAATGGAGGACAACTTCCAAATTGGTTTAAGCTGACAGGTTCGGGAGTGGATGAGTTAGGACCAAGCCATGGCAACACTGTAAATGGAGGACAAGTTCCAAATTGGTTCAAGCCAACAGAGTTGGGGCCAGAACCTATTCCTGATGATTGGCTCCAGAAGCAATGTGGATCTTTAGCTGAAGTGGAGTTGTTTTGTCAAGCTGAGTCCTCACAACAGCAAGGCGCGGACATGACTCCTTACGATGGAAAGCCGATGAAGACATCAAATATGTGTGACATTGGCAAGTGCGGAACACCTGGGGCAGAGCAGTTTACAGTTGGAGGTCCAGGAGCAATCACTCATTCTTAA
- the LOC123228209 gene encoding uncharacterized protein LOC123228209 isoform X2: MDFSTITEKLNGGSYGTVQEFEHDISLVYNNAMQFNDSDTIYYKQARAIKELANKLFRALKADPQNFETECSMINVRPSRRIKAISGSLDSNSGNNTNGRKYERGSHNLELQPRWTYSSHTSSLNGNEPVVTQVYNSTKNLEPVKEKRIGYSESLLRFVKNLGPTAQMVAKRMLGRGMAESSNYHLQVSNNQNSAVVSAGMELSSGLLQRFSGKKEDIQNGILNRRKVLSVDKIDIYDVLRGGIAQTSSTMKTLGEIHKTRGQASNNQFTAAEFARKGITVAPSLKVDGNSTGCINHSGKQLDIHSGTSLGNGFNEHVSVTGDVEVDLPAEQETNSSPNKFNFVKLMLGAINYSPEQTTEVVSSGSEMQELLPTSYSCLSSSLLWPLQSVPGGLTRSQDIDFMHGVDLHNLDGVQQNQAMEGQEGTCFGGNIEQGIQVLNWLKSKVDNGSSSTQAIGSIQGLDSHYLGVCQAQATADEAGLSHGGNVLHGGEVSNWFKLPGSRVDELGPSHGNTVNGGEVSNWFKLTGSGVDELGPSHGNTVNGGKVSNWFKLTGLGVDELGPSHGNTVNGGQLPNWFKLTGSGVDELGPSHGNTVNGGQVPNWFKPTELGPEPIPDDWLQKQCGSLAEVELFCQAESSQQQGADMTPYDGKPMKTSNMCDIGKCGTPGAEQFTVGGPGAITHS, from the exons ATGGACTTTAGCACAATTACAGAAAAACTTAATGGAGGAAGCTATGGAACAGTTCAAGAGTTTGAG CATGACATATCTTTGGTGTACAACAATGCAATGCAGTTCAATGATTCTGATACCATTTATTACAAACAG gCTCGTGCTATAAAAGAACTAGCTAATAAACTCTTTCGTGCTTTGAAAGCTGATCCCCAGAACTTTGAAACTGAATGTTCCATGATAAATGTAAGACCTAGTAGGAGGATCAAGGCCATATCTGGATCTCTGGATTCTAACTCTGGCAACAATACAAATG GCCGTAAATATGAAAGAGGATCACATAATTTGGAACTACAACCACGTTGGACCTATAGTTCTCATACTTCTAGTCTGAATGGGAATGAGCCAGTAGTGACACAAGTTTATAACAGCACAAAAAACCTTGAGCCG GTTAAGGAGAAGAGAATTGGATACTCTGAGAGTTTACTACGGTTTGTAAAAAATTTGGGGCCAACAGCTCAAATGGTTGCCAAGAGAATGCTAGGCAGAGGCATGGCTGAAAGTTCAAACTATCATCTTCAAGTTTCCAATAATCAAAATTCTGCAGTGGTGTCTGCAGGTATGGAATTGTCCTCAGGCTTGCTCCAAAGGTTTTCAGGTAAAAAGGAAGACATTCAAAATGGAATTTTGAACAGAAGGAAGGTACTTTCTGTTGACAAGATTGACATATATGATGTCTTGAGAGGAGGAATCGCCCAGACTAGCAGTACCATGAAAACCCTTGGTGAGATCCATAAAACAAGGGGCCAAGcttcaaataatcaattcaCTGCTGCAGAATTTGCACGAAAGGGTATCACTGTTGCTCCATCATTAAAGGTTGACGGAAATTCTACTGGATGCATTAACCATTCTGGTAAACAATTAGATATTCATAGTGGCACTTCATTGGGTAATGGGTTTAATGAACATGTCTCAGTGACTGGAGATGTGGAGGTAGATCTTCCTGCAGAACAGGAGACAAACAGCAGcccaaacaaattcaatttcGTAAAGTTGATGCTAGGAGCTATCAATTATAGCCCTGAGCAAACAACTGAGGTGGTTTCTTCAGGGTCAGAAATGCAAGAGTTATTACCTACAAGTTACAGCTGTCTGTCATCTTCATTGCTGTGGCCTCTTCAGTCTGTGCCAGGAGGACTAACTAGGAGTCAAGACATTGACTTCATGCATGGGGTGGATTTACACAATCTTGATGGAGTACAACAAAATCAAGCAATGGAAGGTCAGGAAGGTACATGCTTTGGAGGAAATATAGAGCAGGGAATCCAAGTTTTGAATTGGTTGAAGTCAAAGGTGGACAATGGGTCAAGTAGTACTCAAGCCATAGGCTCCATACAGGGGTTGGATTCTCATTATCTTGGAGTGTGTCAAGCTCAAGCTACAGCTGATGAGGCAGGCCTAAGCCATGGAGGCAATGTACTTCACGGAGGTGAAGTTTCAAATTGGTTTAAGCTACCAGGTTCAAGAGTGGATGAGTTAGGACCAAGCCATGGCAATACTGTAAATGGAGGTGAAGTTTCAAATTGGTTTAAGCTGACAGGTTCAGGAGTGGATGAGTTAGGACCAAGCCATGGCAATACTGTAAATGGAGGTAAAGTTTCAAACTGGTTTAAGCTGACGGGTTTGGGAGTGGACGAGTTAGGACCAAGCCATGGCAATACTGTAAATGGAGGACAACTTCCAAATTGGTTTAAGCTGACAGGTTCGGGAGTGGATGAGTTAGGACCAAGCCATGGCAACACTGTAAATGGAGGACAAGTTCCAAATTGGTTCAAGCCAACAGAGTTGGGGCCAGAACCTATTCCTGATGATTGGCTCCAGAAGCAATGTGGATCTTTAGCTGAAGTGGAGTTGTTTTGTCAAGCTGAGTCCTCACAACAGCAAGGCGCGGACATGACTCCTTACGATGGAAAGCCGATGAAGACATCAAATATGTGTGACATTGGCAAGTGCGGAACACCTGGGGCAGAGCAGTTTACAGTTGGAGGTCCAGGAGCAATCACTCATTCTTAA